Proteins co-encoded in one uncultured Draconibacterium sp. genomic window:
- a CDS encoding DJ-1 family glyoxalase III, translating to MKKIAVHLAEGFEEIEAISIIDVLRRAGFEVTVVSMNKSMEVNGAHDITVKADTLFEDLDYDTIEMIVLPGGMPGATNLKAHSGLREQILNFNDLKKPLAAICAAPMVFGNLGLLKEKQATCYPGFEDELHGAIITGEAVTETENIITGKGAGVAIKFALKIVEKHKGKDVADELGAKMIVQ from the coding sequence ATGAAGAAAATTGCAGTTCATTTAGCCGAAGGATTTGAAGAAATTGAAGCCATAAGCATAATTGATGTGCTTCGAAGAGCCGGTTTTGAGGTTACCGTTGTATCTATGAACAAATCAATGGAAGTAAACGGGGCACACGATATTACCGTAAAAGCCGATACACTGTTTGAAGACCTGGATTACGACACCATCGAAATGATCGTGCTTCCGGGTGGAATGCCCGGTGCTACAAATCTGAAAGCACACAGCGGCCTGCGAGAGCAAATCTTAAATTTTAATGACCTTAAAAAGCCACTGGCCGCTATTTGTGCAGCTCCGATGGTATTCGGGAACCTGGGATTGTTGAAAGAAAAACAAGCAACTTGCTACCCGGGATTTGAAGATGAACTTCACGGGGCAATTATTACCGGAGAAGCAGTGACAGAAACTGAAAATATAATTACCGGTAAAGGAGCCGGAGTAGCCATCAAATTTGCGCTTAAAATTGTAGAAAAGCATAAAGGAAAAGACGTTGCCGATGAACTGGGCGCAAAAATGATTGTACAATAG
- a CDS encoding RNA polymerase sigma factor: MTQIQFNNALLGLSDKLHYYALSLTADSERADDLLQETFLKALTYRDKFTQNTNFKAWIYTIMKNTFINDYRRNVKTKNTFDGSNNDFHLMFSKDKVYPAPDSFYSSKEINKSINALDDEYRIPFRMFLEGYKYKEIAEKLDLPLGTVKSRIFFTRKKLEKALNEYSEN; this comes from the coding sequence ATGACTCAGATTCAATTTAACAACGCATTACTCGGATTGAGTGACAAATTGCATTACTATGCACTAAGTTTAACAGCCGACTCGGAAAGAGCAGATGACCTTCTGCAAGAGACTTTCCTGAAAGCATTAACTTATCGTGATAAGTTTACACAAAACACGAATTTTAAGGCATGGATTTACACCATTATGAAGAACACCTTCATTAATGATTACCGTAGAAACGTAAAAACAAAAAACACCTTCGATGGTTCAAACAACGATTTCCATCTGATGTTTTCGAAAGATAAAGTTTATCCTGCGCCAGATTCGTTCTACAGTTCAAAAGAAATTAACAAAAGCATTAATGCTTTGGATGACGAATATCGTATTCCTTTCCGCATGTTTTTAGAAGGATACAAATACAAAGAAATTGCTGAGAAACTTGATTTACCTTTAGGTACAGTTAAAAGCCGCATTTTCTTTACCCGCAAAAAACTTGAGAAAGCATTGAACGAATATTCAGAAAATTAA